The genomic window GTACAAAGATGTTTCTGTTTGGTATGGCATTTCTGGATATATCGTAGCTGTTGGTACAGGAGCATTCCGAATTTACAACGACAAACATTGGCTAACTGATGTTGCTGCAGGTGCTGGAATAGGAATTTTAAGTACAAAAGTTGCCTATTGGATAAATCCTTGGATGCAAGAAAAAATATTCAAATCTAAAGAGAAAAACACAACATCAATTATGGCTCCTTTTTACAATGGCAAACAATTAGGAGTAGGATTTGTAAGGTCTTTTTAATTATCACCATTCTATGGAATAATTTAATAAAAGATTGAATCCGTCAAAATAATAAAACTGTTTTTGACTAACAAAATATAAAACGATCTTATAGTATTAAGGTCTTAAAACCACATCATATATGAAGACTTATAAAAAGGCATTCTTTCTGAAACCCATTTTAAACTTTTTAATTCTAGGTTTATTAATCACTACATTATCAAGATTTTTTTTGTTTTTTTTATTTAGAGAAAGAGTAATCGAAACAGAAGACTTTTGGTATCTTTTTCCAATTGGTATGAGAATGGATTTAATTTTATTAAGTTATATTATATTTCTTCCTGCGATATTAATATGTTTGCTTCCAGATTCTTTTTTAAAAAAAATAAGTCCTTTTTTAAATTTTTATTTTATTTTATTCTTGGTTCTAATTTTGTTTTTGGAACTAGCCACTCCGAATTTTATTGGACAATATGACACGAGACCCAATCAATTATTCATAGAATATTTAATTTATCCTAAAGAAGTAATTCAGCTACTGTACAAAGGCTATCTAGTGTCAATTATTGCAACATTTATATTTATTACTGCTTTTGTTTATATCCTAATAAAATTTAGAAAAAATCTTTTCGGAATAGAAACTTCTGTTTATAAGACTAAATTGATTTTATTTCCTGTTATTGCCTTTCTTTTGTTCTTTGGGGCTCGTTCCAGTCTCACTTCAAAACGTCCTATAAATGCGAGTAATGCTGTATTTTCTACAGACCAATTAACAAATTGTTTAGGCTTAAATTCATTTTACACTGTAGGTTTTGCAGTTTATTCTATGAAGAATGAAGGAAATTCAGATAAGATGTATGGAAAAATGAATCCTATTGAAGCGATTTCTAGAGTGAAAAAATATATGAATGTTGCTGAAAGTGATTTTATCAATAAAGAATTGCCGTTACTTCATCAGGTATATTCGGATAGTTTGGTTGATAAACCATACAATATAGTGATTATACTTGAAGAAAGTTTAGGTGCTGAATATGTTGGTAGTCTTGGAGGGTTGCCATTAACACCTGAATTTGATAAACTGACTAAAGAAGGTTTGTTGTTTACTAATTTGTTTTGCACCGGAACACGAAGTGTACGTGGAATCGAAGCTGTTGTAACGGGATTTTTACCTTCTCCATCAGAAAGCGTAGTAAAATTAAACAATTCTCAAACTGATTTTTATACTATTGCCAGCTTACTGAAAACAAAAGGATATGATACCAGTTTTATATATGGAGGAATGGCTAATTTTGATAATATGGGATCATTTTTTAACGGCAATGGTTTTGATACAATAATTGATGAAGGAAATTTTGTTTCAAAAGAAAGTGCTTATCATTCTACTTGGGGTTGGTCAGACGAAGATGTGATGAAAAAAGCCAATACCTATTTTACTTCTTTAAAAGAGAAGCCTTTCGTCTCATTGATTTTTTCTTCTTCAAATCACGAACCTTTTGAATATCCCGAAGGAAGAATCAAATTATATGACAAGCAAAAGAATACTGTAAATAATGCAATGAAATATGCCGATTATTCCATTGGAAAGTTTTTTGAAATGGCCAAAAAGGAAGCTTATTATAAAAACACCATTTTTATCGTCATAGCAGATCATAACACCAGAACCTATGGAAAGCATTTAGTTCCAATACATAAGTTTCATATTCCTGCATTAATCATTGGTCCAAATTTTCCTAAAGGAGAGAAATACACTAAATTGTGTAGTCAAATTGATATTCAACCTACTGTTTTAAGTAAAATTGGAATGAATGTAATTACACCTATGCCTGGAAGAAATTTATTTTTGTTGCCAGAAAGTACAAAAGGACGTGCTATAATGCAATTTCACGATGTAAATGCTTTTAGAGTTGATAATCAGGTAATCATAATGCAACCTTATAAAGAACCCTTGCAATTTAAAATTGAAAATGACACCGTTTTAACTCCAGTTTCTTTAGACAAAGAATTAGCTAAAGACGCATTGGCTCACGTAATTACTGCCTCCTATCTGTATAAACAACGAAAATATAATTTAAAAATTCCAAATTGAAATTAAGCAAATTATAATAAATTTTATTTAGTAATTATTTACTGAATGCCTTCTGTACTGGAAAATAACAATTTCGAAGTGTTTTAAAGCATACTATTTTTACATTTGTTAAATAAATAAATTATTGAATGCCAAAACCACAAAGAATAAAAAAGAAAAAGATTGCAAAGAAAAAACCAATTACAGCATACGCTGTGATTCGTATTATATTGATAACATTAGTTTGTTCAATCTTGATTCTAGGAATAGTGGCAAGAATTATGCACTATTTTAATTTTCATCTCAAATAATTATTAACAATAAAATAAAAATTACTACTTTTACACCAGTGAAATTTGTAAACATCATATTATCAATCATTTTCCTAATACTTTCAAGTATGCCTTGTGCAGATATGAAAGTGGATCGTTCTGTATATGGTAAAACCGAATTCGCTTCAAGCCACGATAATCATTCTCACGATAATCAAAAAGATTTATGTTCCCCATTTTGCATTTGCAATTGTTGCGGTTCACAAATTACAAGTTTTTCAGAATTTGTAATTATTGACTTTCCAATACCATCCAATGGTATTAAAACACAATTACCTACATACAAATACGTTTTTGCTTCCAATTTCTTCGGAAGTATTTGGCAACCACCTCAAATAGCATAATGATGCCCGAGTAATTTCGGGTTAGAAAATTGTGACTTTTTCACAAATAATGGCAAATATTCTATTTGCTCATTTCTAATTCATTATATATTTTCAATGTTAGACAAAATCATACAATTTAGTATAAAGAACAAGTTCATTATACTCTTATTTACCCTTGTACTTATAGCTTGGGGAAGCTATTCTATTAAAAATTTACCGCTAGATGCCTTGCCAGATGTTACTAATAATCAAGTGCAAATTATTACTACTGCACCAACATTGGCAAGTCAGGAAGTAGAACAATTAATTACCTATCCACTCGAACAGGCTGTAAAAACTATTCCAAAAGTAATCGAATTGAGAAGTATCTCTCGTTTCGGATTGTCTGTGGTAACTGTTGTCTTTAAAGACGATGTAGATATTTTTTGGGCAAGAGAGCAAATTTTTCAGCGCTTAAAGCAAGCCGAAGAAAACATTCCTAAATATGCAGGCTCTCCAGAATTAGGACCTATTTCTACAGGTCTAGGAGAAATATACCAATACGATGTATATGCTAAAAAAGGCTATGAAGATAAATACGATGCCGTAAAATTACGAACTATTCAAGATTGGATTATCACTCCACAATTACAGGGTGTTGAAGGTGTTGCCGAAGTCAGTACTTGGGGAGGAAAATTAAAACAATACGAAGTGGCTATTAATCCGAATAAACTAAATAGTTTAGGAATAACCATTACCGATATTTTTGAGGCACTCGAAAAAAACAATCAAAATACAGGTGGTGCTTATATTGAAAAAGACCAATACTCTTATTTCATTCGTGGTGTCGGTATGGCTACAGGCATCAAAGATTTAGAAAACATAGTGGTTGCAAATAAAAACGGAGCACCTATTTTAGTTCGAAATGTAGCCGAAGTTCGAGAAGGTGTAGCACTGCGTTATGGGGCATCTACTAAAGACGGAAAAGGAGAAATTGTATGTGGAATGGCTCTTATGCTAAAAGGAGAAAATTCAAGTGCAGTTGTCAATAGAGTAAAAGAAAAAATGGATCAGATTAACAAAACTCTTCCAGAGGGAGTGGTTGCTGAAGCTTTTATTGATAGAGGAAAATTAGTAGATAGTGCCATAGGAACTGTTACTAAAAACCTATTGGAAGGTGCATTAATAGTAATATTTGTATTGATCTTATTTCTTGGAAATCTTCGTGCAGGACTAATTGTAGCATCTGTAATTCCATTATCAATGCTTTTCGCTGTGATTTTGATGAATACCTTTGGAGTAAGCGGAAATCTAATGAGTTTAGGAGCAATCGATTTTGGAATTATTGTCGATGGTGCGGTTATAATTGTCGAAGCAACAATGCATCATTTGCAAAAACTCAAAAGAAAAAAAGATTTAACCCAATCTGAAATGGATGAAGAGGTATATCAATCGGCTTCCAAAATTAGAAACAGTGCCGCTTTTGGCGAAATAATTATCCTAATAGTGTATTTACCAATCCTGGCATTAGTTGGCACAGAAGGTAAAATGTTCCGACCAATGGCAATGACAGTAGGATTTGCAGTAATAGGTGCATTTGTTATGTCTTTAACCTATGTACCAATGATGAGCGCAATGTTCTTATCCAAAAATACAGAACACAAAACCAATTTTAGTGATAGAATGATGGCTTGGTTCGAGGGAATATATACCCCGTTTTTAGAAAAAGCATTGCGTTTCAAAAAAGCAGTTTTGGCTATTTCATTAGGTCTATTTGTATTGGCACTAGTAATTTTTCAAAATATGGGTGGAGAATTCATTCCAACAATTGAAGAAGGAGATTTAGCCTTAAATGCTACAATTATGACAGGAAGTTCGCTTTCGCAAATGGTAAAAACAACCACAGAATATGAAAAAATTCTAAAAGCTAAATTTCCCGAAATTAAAACAATAGTAACCAAAATTGGTAGTGGTGAAATTCCAACGGATCCAATGCCTATAGAAAGTGGGGATATGATTATTGTACTTAAAGACAAAAGTGAATGGACAGGTGATTACGACAATTGGGAAGATTTAGCCAATGCAATGAAAGAAGAAATGGAAGCCATTCCGGGTGCTAATATTGAAGTTTCACAACCAATTCAAATGCGATTCAACGAGTTAATGACCGGAAGCCGAAGTGATATAGCCATTAAAATTTTTGGTGATGATTTAGAAATTTTAGATACTAAAGCCAAAGAATTGATTGCTAAAGTCAATAATATTGAAGGTATTGGCGATTTAAAAGCAGATAAAGTAACAGGCTTACCGCAAATTACTGTAAAATACGATTACAATAAAATTGCATTATATGGTTTGAATATTACCGATATCAACCAAATCATCCGTTCCTCATTTGCAGGAGAAAGCGCAGGTAAAATCTATGAAGAAAGCAAACGATTTGATGTAGTGGTAAGAATGGATGCAGCTAGCCGAACAGATATTACTGATGTGAGCAATCTATTTATTCCTTTACCAAACGGACAACAAGTACCACTATCACAAGTAGCAACGGTTTCTTATGAGCAAGGCCCTGTTCAGGTTTCTCGTGAGAATGGTAAACGTAGAATTACTGTTGGATTAAACGTTCGTGGTCGAGATATAAAAAGCGTTGTCGAAGAAATTCAGGCTAAACTTGATAAAGATTTCAAACTTCCCCCAGGTTATTATGTTACTTATGGAGGACAATTCGAAAACTTGATTGAAGCTACTAAAAGACTTTCGGTTGCCTTACCTATTGCATTAGCATTAATAATGGTGCTGCTATATTTTACTTTCAATAGTATGAAACAATCTTTGCTAATATTTACAGCTATTCCATTATCAGCCATTGGAGGTGTTTTCGCACTATGGATGAGGGGAATGCCTTTCAGTATTTCGGCAGGAATTGGATTTATAGCCCTTTTCGGAATCGCAGTGTTAAACGGAATTGTATTGATTTCTTATTTCAATCAATTGAAATCTGAAGGAATAACCGATCCATTACAAAGAGTTTTAATGGGTACAAAAACGCGTTTACGCCCTGTTTTAATGACAGCTGCTGTAGCGTCTTTAGGATTTATGCCAATGGCATTATCCACCAGTGGTGGAGCTGAAGTACAAAAACCATTGGCAACAGTTGTTATTGGAGGATTATTATCGGCTACATTATTGACGTTGATTGTTTTACCAATACTTTATTTATTGTTTGAAAAAGGAATTAAAGCAAGAAGAAAAATAAAAACACCAATCGTTACCCTAATAGTTTTATTGATAAGTAGTTTTTCTTTTGCTCAAAATAGCCAGCCTATTTCATTACAAAAAGCTATCGAAATTGCAAAAACCAATAATATTGATTTAAAGATTGCTGATAAGGAAATTGAGAAACAAACGGTTCTGAAAAAGACAGCATTTCAAGCAGATCCTTTGCAAGTGCAATATCAGGGTGGGCAATTCAATAGTAAATATTATGATAGCAATGTTTCGATACAGCAGTATTTTCCAATTGGAAGAATTACAAAAGCCAATCGTCAATTACAGGAAGAATTGGTGAAACTAGCTGAAAAACGAAAAGCATTATCCGAATATGAAATCGAAAAAGCAGTAACAATCGCCTACTATCAATATTTATATGGTGTTTCTGTACAAAAACTAAATGCAGATTTATTGGAAATTTATTCCAAATTCTTAAAGAATGCAGAACTACGTTTTGAAACAGGCGAAAGCGGAAAAATTGAAGTAATCAGTGCCAAAGCAAAGTCAAAAGAAATAGAAACACAGCAAGCGCAACTCGAATTTGATTTGGCAATTTACCAAAAACAATTACAATTTTTTATTCAAACGGAAGAGAATATTGTACCGGATAGTACAACGCCAATGCAATATTCATTTCAACCAAATGAAAACCAATCCAAAGTAGAAACGTTGGTAACCGATTATTATACACAGCAAATTTCGGTGTATCAAAAAGAAGCCAATACTTTTAAAGCATTGCGAACACCAAAATTAGGATTAGGTTATTTTGGACAAACCATTGATACCAAATCTTATTTTCAAGGGTTTACTGCGGGTTTACAAATTCCTTTATTTGGTGGGGTAAATTCAGCTAAAGCTAAAGCATCTGCTATCAGTATTTCGCAATCCCAATTAGAATTAGACAAAAATAAATTGACTTTGAAATTACAAATGCAGGAATTGAAAAATGATTTCGAAAAGCAACAAAAAGCATTAGATTATTATCAAAAGGAAGGTTTGCTATATGCAGAACAAATAATTGCAACGGCTCAAAAAAGTTATGCCAATGGTGATATGAGTTATTGGTATTACATCAGTTTTTTGAATCAGGCTATCGACATCAAAAAGCAAAATGCCGAAGCTACCAATGCTTATAATCAAAGTGCTATTCAATTGCAATTTCCATCTATTTCTAACAAATAAAATTTCTCAAAATGAAAAATATAAATTCAAAATTCAAAATTTTCTTAATACTTAATACTTTATTCTTACTACTTCTCACCTCTTGTGGAGAAAAGAAAACAGAAGAAGCAGGACACGAAGAAGAAAAATCAGAAAACGAAGTAGCATTAACAGCCTTACAATTCAAAACAGTTGGTATTCAAACAGGTTCTGTAGAAAACAGGAATCTTAATTTAGTGATTAAAGCCAATGGATATACGACAGTTCCACCACAAAACAGGGCTAACATTTCAACCTTAATTGGAGGAACGGTTAAGGATATTTTTGTTTTAGAAGGCACGTATGTAAACAAAGGAAAAGTACTGGCAACTATTCAAAATTTAGAAGTAGTTGGAATGCAGGAAGATTATAATTCGGCTGTTGCCAATATTGAATACCTGCAATTAGAATACAATCGCCAGAAAACATTAACTGATGAAAATGTAAACCCTAGAAAAGTACTTCAGGAAGTAAAATCAAAACTAGCTGTTGAAAGAGCCAGAGCAAAAGCTGCAAAAAACAAATTGCAAGCCCTGAATATGAGCACAAGCGGATCAAGTTTGGTACCGATAGTTTCACCAATATCCGGTTATGTTGGAAAAATCAGCATTGCCAAAGGAGCATTTGCCGA from Flavobacterium eburneipallidum includes these protein-coding regions:
- a CDS encoding LTA synthase family protein, which produces MELATPNFIGQYDTRPNQLFIEYLIYPKEVIQLLYKGYLVSIIATFIFITAFVYILIKFRKNLFGIETSVYKTKLILFPVIAFLLFFGARSSLTSKRPINASNAVFSTDQLTNCLGLNSFYTVGFAVYSMKNEGNSDKMYGKMNPIEAISRVKKYMNVAESDFINKELPLLHQVYSDSLVDKPYNIVIILEESLGAEYVGSLGGLPLTPEFDKLTKEGLLFTNLFCTGTRSVRGIEAVVTGFLPSPSESVVKLNNSQTDFYTIASLLKTKGYDTSFIYGGMANFDNMGSFFNGNGFDTIIDEGNFVSKESAYHSTWGWSDEDVMKKANTYFTSLKEKPFVSLIFSSSNHEPFEYPEGRIKLYDKQKNTVNNAMKYADYSIGKFFEMAKKEAYYKNTIFIVIADHNTRTYGKHLVPIHKFHIPALIIGPNFPKGEKYTKLCSQIDIQPTVLSKIGMNVITPMPGRNLFLLPESTKGRAIMQFHDVNAFRVDNQVIIMQPYKEPLQFKIENDTVLTPVSLDKELAKDALAHVITASYLYKQRKYNLKIPN
- a CDS encoding CusA/CzcA family heavy metal efflux RND transporter: MLDKIIQFSIKNKFIILLFTLVLIAWGSYSIKNLPLDALPDVTNNQVQIITTAPTLASQEVEQLITYPLEQAVKTIPKVIELRSISRFGLSVVTVVFKDDVDIFWAREQIFQRLKQAEENIPKYAGSPELGPISTGLGEIYQYDVYAKKGYEDKYDAVKLRTIQDWIITPQLQGVEGVAEVSTWGGKLKQYEVAINPNKLNSLGITITDIFEALEKNNQNTGGAYIEKDQYSYFIRGVGMATGIKDLENIVVANKNGAPILVRNVAEVREGVALRYGASTKDGKGEIVCGMALMLKGENSSAVVNRVKEKMDQINKTLPEGVVAEAFIDRGKLVDSAIGTVTKNLLEGALIVIFVLILFLGNLRAGLIVASVIPLSMLFAVILMNTFGVSGNLMSLGAIDFGIIVDGAVIIVEATMHHLQKLKRKKDLTQSEMDEEVYQSASKIRNSAAFGEIIILIVYLPILALVGTEGKMFRPMAMTVGFAVIGAFVMSLTYVPMMSAMFLSKNTEHKTNFSDRMMAWFEGIYTPFLEKALRFKKAVLAISLGLFVLALVIFQNMGGEFIPTIEEGDLALNATIMTGSSLSQMVKTTTEYEKILKAKFPEIKTIVTKIGSGEIPTDPMPIESGDMIIVLKDKSEWTGDYDNWEDLANAMKEEMEAIPGANIEVSQPIQMRFNELMTGSRSDIAIKIFGDDLEILDTKAKELIAKVNNIEGIGDLKADKVTGLPQITVKYDYNKIALYGLNITDINQIIRSSFAGESAGKIYEESKRFDVVVRMDAASRTDITDVSNLFIPLPNGQQVPLSQVATVSYEQGPVQVSRENGKRRITVGLNVRGRDIKSVVEEIQAKLDKDFKLPPGYYVTYGGQFENLIEATKRLSVALPIALALIMVLLYFTFNSMKQSLLIFTAIPLSAIGGVFALWMRGMPFSISAGIGFIALFGIAVLNGIVLISYFNQLKSEGITDPLQRVLMGTKTRLRPVLMTAAVASLGFMPMALSTSGGAEVQKPLATVVIGGLLSATLLTLIVLPILYLLFEKGIKARRKIKTPIVTLIVLLISSFSFAQNSQPISLQKAIEIAKTNNIDLKIADKEIEKQTVLKKTAFQADPLQVQYQGGQFNSKYYDSNVSIQQYFPIGRITKANRQLQEELVKLAEKRKALSEYEIEKAVTIAYYQYLYGVSVQKLNADLLEIYSKFLKNAELRFETGESGKIEVISAKAKSKEIETQQAQLEFDLAIYQKQLQFFIQTEENIVPDSTTPMQYSFQPNENQSKVETLVTDYYTQQISVYQKEANTFKALRTPKLGLGYFGQTIDTKSYFQGFTAGLQIPLFGGVNSAKAKASAISISQSQLELDKNKLTLKLQMQELKNDFEKQQKALDYYQKEGLLYAEQIIATAQKSYANGDMSYWYYISFLNQAIDIKKQNAEATNAYNQSAIQLQFPSISNK
- a CDS encoding efflux RND transporter periplasmic adaptor subunit, whose translation is MKNINSKFKIFLILNTLFLLLLTSCGEKKTEEAGHEEEKSENEVALTALQFKTVGIQTGSVENRNLNLVIKANGYTTVPPQNRANISTLIGGTVKDIFVLEGTYVNKGKVLATIQNLEVVGMQEDYNSAVANIEYLQLEYNRQKTLTDENVNPRKVLQEVKSKLAVERARAKAAKNKLQALNMSTSGSSLVPIVSPISGYVGKISIAKGAFAETGITLFEVVDNSQMHLDLNVYEKDLESISVGQTIDFILTNQGNKSIKGKIFGINKSFSNESKTVAVHAKINPADSKDLISGMYVSANINIKNATVPALPKDAVVKNGDKYFVYIQEEHEEKATGKKAEAHEHKEGEAHSEEAVGEEEGHNEVHFKAIEVVPGTTDLGYTEVKFVEAIPADAKIVIKGAFYLLSAMKGGGEHTH
- a CDS encoding DUF6660 family protein translates to MKFVNIILSIIFLILSSMPCADMKVDRSVYGKTEFASSHDNHSHDNQKDLCSPFCICNCCGSQITSFSEFVIIDFPIPSNGIKTQLPTYKYVFASNFFGSIWQPPQIA